Proteins from a single region of Nitrososphaerota archaeon:
- a CDS encoding ABC transporter permease, with translation MGTKASATRVGSLSQVVTVTKYNFLNYFRARRFYVMLAIILLISVLLTALVGYYRPVAFLGLPGTPASQAVLGFYGAAWGGTGGFLSFSSLVVILSAAFFGGDAISGEFQNRTGYFLVPNPIRRSAIYVGKWFAALIASTIILVVFAVIVMGNGLFYFPGTVPWEFEQSLLFAWVYLVAALSLTFAFSSLFKSSSISILMSVILLLFVFGVIDDVSMFVAGIEPWYSITYGAGIISSILVSPYPQHKVTESLGAALGRNQTNANSHFAISTYSATVPEGLEILVAYFVVMAALGLWLFVKKEFTS, from the coding sequence ATGGGGACGAAGGCGAGCGCGACCCGGGTCGGGTCCCTTTCGCAGGTCGTCACGGTGACGAAATACAACTTCCTGAACTACTTCAGGGCGAGGCGCTTCTATGTCATGCTGGCCATCATACTGCTCATCTCAGTCCTTCTCACTGCCCTCGTCGGATACTACAGGCCGGTAGCCTTCCTGGGGCTCCCGGGGACCCCGGCTTCGCAGGCGGTCCTCGGTTTCTACGGGGCGGCCTGGGGCGGGACGGGCGGCTTCCTCAGCTTCTCCAGCCTGGTCGTAATCCTCTCCGCCGCGTTCTTCGGAGGAGACGCGATTTCAGGCGAGTTCCAGAACAGGACCGGTTACTTCCTCGTCCCCAACCCGATTCGGAGGTCGGCCATCTACGTGGGGAAGTGGTTCGCCGCGCTCATAGCTTCGACGATAATTCTCGTCGTCTTCGCTGTGATAGTGATGGGGAACGGGCTGTTCTACTTCCCGGGGACGGTCCCGTGGGAGTTCGAGCAGTCGCTCCTGTTCGCTTGGGTGTACCTCGTCGCCGCACTGTCGCTGACCTTCGCGTTCAGCTCCCTGTTCAAGAGCAGCTCAATCTCGATACTCATGAGCGTCATCCTCCTGCTCTTCGTCTTCGGTGTGATTGACGATGTCTCGATGTTCGTCGCCGGAATCGAGCCCTGGTATTCCATAACCTATGGCGCGGGGATCATCTCCAGCATACTCGTGTCCCCCTACCCCCAGCACAAGGTGACCGAGTCCCTTGGCGCGGCCCTGGGCAGGAACCAGACCAACGCCAACTCCCACTTCGCCATCTCAACATACTCCGCCACCGTCCCCGAAGGGCTGGAGATACTCGTGGCCTACTTTGTCGTGATGGCCGCCCTGGGGCTCTGGCTCTTCGTCAAGAAGGAGTTCACCAGCTAG